Proteins co-encoded in one Halodesulfovibrio marinisediminis DSM 17456 genomic window:
- a CDS encoding Na+/H+ antiporter NhaC family protein, translating to MSLLEKTHTTEAPQSNGIALLPLLIFLVLFIGTGSVLMMSGVSMAFYQLSATVAIIPGIIVALWMGKECLEEKITIFLKGAGDINIMTMCIIYLLAGGFAAVAKAVGGVDATVNMGLSLVPASLVLPGLFVIAAFVATAMGTSMGTIAAIGPIAAGVAAHSDMSIALLMGAVVGGAMFGDNLSMISDTTIAATRTQGCNMRDKFRMNLLIALPAAIATIALYSISGSTGSVANPGDWQFVKVVPYLAILGLAVAGVNVFIVLTSGIVLAGAVGLATMSDYALLTFSQDIYSGFVGMHEILVLSILVGGLGELIRHNGGLTWLVNKIGDIAKRFSKTEESKKAGEFSIAALAALADGCIANNTVAIILSGGMAKEIAKRSGISAKRSASLLDIFSCVVQGLVPYAAQVLLAGSLAKVSPVDIAVSNWYCLILAFTGAAAIYFGKPSEK from the coding sequence ATGAGTTTGTTAGAGAAGACGCACACAACAGAGGCTCCGCAGAGCAACGGTATTGCTTTGCTCCCCCTTCTAATTTTTCTGGTGCTTTTTATCGGCACAGGCTCTGTCTTGATGATGTCTGGTGTGTCCATGGCGTTTTATCAGCTTTCAGCAACAGTTGCCATCATTCCGGGAATCATTGTTGCACTGTGGATGGGTAAAGAATGTCTTGAAGAAAAAATTACCATCTTCCTGAAAGGCGCTGGCGACATCAACATTATGACCATGTGTATCATTTACTTGCTTGCTGGTGGTTTTGCTGCTGTAGCAAAAGCCGTTGGCGGTGTAGATGCTACTGTAAACATGGGGCTTTCTTTAGTTCCTGCATCACTTGTTTTGCCTGGTTTGTTTGTTATTGCAGCATTTGTTGCTACTGCAATGGGTACCTCTATGGGAACTATCGCAGCGATCGGCCCTATTGCTGCTGGTGTTGCTGCTCATTCTGATATGTCGATTGCTCTGCTCATGGGCGCCGTAGTCGGTGGTGCAATGTTCGGTGATAACCTCTCCATGATCTCAGACACTACTATTGCTGCTACCCGTACCCAGGGCTGTAACATGCGTGACAAGTTCCGCATGAACCTGCTTATTGCGCTCCCAGCTGCTATTGCAACTATTGCGCTTTACTCTATCTCTGGTTCCACCGGTTCTGTTGCAAATCCTGGTGACTGGCAGTTTGTTAAGGTAGTACCATACCTTGCTATCCTTGGCTTAGCTGTAGCTGGCGTGAACGTATTCATCGTTCTTACTTCTGGTATTGTGCTCGCTGGTGCTGTTGGTCTTGCAACAATGTCTGACTACGCGCTGCTTACTTTCAGCCAGGATATCTACAGCGGTTTTGTGGGTATGCACGAGATTCTCGTTCTTTCCATTCTTGTGGGTGGTCTCGGCGAACTTATTCGTCATAACGGTGGCCTTACATGGCTGGTAAATAAAATTGGCGACATCGCTAAGCGCTTCAGCAAGACTGAAGAGAGTAAAAAAGCTGGTGAATTTAGCATCGCCGCTTTGGCAGCTCTTGCTGACGGATGTATTGCAAACAACACCGTTGCCATCATCCTTTCTGGTGGCATGGCGAAAGAGATCGCAAAACGTAGCGGTATTTCTGCAAAACGTAGTGCAAGTCTGCTTGATATCTTCTCTTGCGTAGTTCAGGGCTTAGTTCCATACGCAGCACAGGTTCTGCTTGCCGGTTCCCTTGCGAAAGTGTCTCCTGTAGATATCGCAGTAAGCAACTGGTACTGCCTGATTCTTGCATTTACAGGCGCAGCAGCTATCTACTTCGGTAAGCCATCTGAAAAATAG
- a CDS encoding alanine/glycine:cation symporter family protein has protein sequence MQNITNLLNTIDSLVWGPPLLILLVGTGLFLTLRLNALQVVHLPKALKLVFAPSSRKISSKTGDVTPFAALCTALSATIGTGNIVGVATAIAAGGPGALFWMWIAAFFGMATKYAEALLAIKYRVVDENGQMAGGPMYYLERGLNNKLLARMFALFGIGVAFFGIGTFAQVNAIADAARLTFDAPIWLTAVILTTLVAAVTLGGIRSIAAVASRIVPLMAAIYIITSLAVILLNLSEIPAVISLIIDSAFNPTAAFGGATGVTMLMVMRNGVARGVFSNESGLGSAPIAAAAAQTDSCVRQGLIAMTGTFFDTIIVCTMTGIVLVLTGAWNTPGLAGAAMTNSAFAMGLGSDIGKYAVTIGLMFFAFTTIIGWNYYGERCTAYLFGVNAIKPYRLIYIGLIACGAFLKLDLIWILADIVNGLMAIPNLIGLLGLSSVVVNETREFFAKESTENASADAVLTEI, from the coding sequence ATGCAAAATATCACTAATCTGCTCAACACTATTGATTCCCTCGTATGGGGACCACCTCTTCTTATTCTGCTTGTAGGAACAGGGCTTTTCCTTACTTTACGCCTCAATGCTTTACAGGTTGTGCACCTTCCAAAGGCTTTGAAGCTCGTATTCGCACCTTCTTCACGCAAAATATCCAGCAAAACTGGTGACGTTACTCCGTTTGCAGCTTTGTGTACGGCTCTTTCCGCTACCATCGGTACAGGTAACATTGTTGGTGTTGCTACTGCTATCGCAGCTGGCGGCCCGGGTGCACTTTTCTGGATGTGGATTGCAGCATTCTTCGGCATGGCAACCAAGTATGCAGAAGCACTGCTTGCCATCAAATACCGTGTAGTTGACGAAAACGGTCAGATGGCTGGTGGCCCGATGTATTACCTTGAGCGCGGCCTTAACAACAAGCTGCTCGCACGTATGTTTGCGCTCTTCGGTATCGGTGTTGCTTTCTTCGGTATCGGTACATTTGCACAGGTTAACGCTATTGCTGACGCAGCAAGGCTCACCTTTGATGCTCCGATCTGGCTTACTGCTGTAATTCTTACCACCCTTGTTGCTGCTGTTACTCTTGGTGGTATCCGCTCTATCGCAGCTGTAGCTAGCCGCATTGTTCCTTTAATGGCAGCTATCTACATCATCACTTCCCTTGCAGTTATTTTACTGAACCTTTCAGAGATCCCTGCTGTAATCAGCCTTATTATCGATAGCGCGTTCAATCCGACCGCAGCCTTCGGTGGTGCAACTGGTGTTACCATGCTTATGGTAATGCGTAACGGTGTTGCACGCGGTGTATTCTCCAACGAATCCGGTCTCGGTTCCGCACCTATCGCAGCTGCGGCAGCACAGACTGACTCCTGTGTACGTCAGGGTCTTATCGCAATGACTGGTACATTCTTCGATACCATTATCGTATGTACCATGACAGGTATCGTGCTCGTTCTCACCGGCGCTTGGAACACTCCAGGTCTTGCAGGTGCAGCTATGACTAACTCTGCATTCGCAATGGGCCTCGGCAGTGACATCGGCAAATACGCTGTTACCATCGGCCTCATGTTCTTTGCCTTCACCACCATCATCGGTTGGAACTACTACGGCGAACGCTGCACCGCATACCTCTTCGGTGTTAACGCAATCAAGCCATACCGTTTAATCTACATTGGTCTTATTGCTTGCGGTGCCTTCCTCAAGCTTGACCTTATCTGGATTCTTGCAGACATCGTGAACGGCCTCATGGCTATCCCGAACCTTATCGGCCTGCTCGGTCTTTCCAGCGTAGTAGTAAACGAAACTCGTGAATTCTTCGCAAAAGAAAGCACTGAGAATGCATCAGCTGATGCTGTTCTTACCGAAATCTAA
- a CDS encoding SAM-dependent methyltransferase encodes MNNTTIYLAPRGFEKELEKELTNIVAHKGRLFIAKGGVQKTIWAQNIWLNPVEIPISSIGDGAKQLKAIQRNWWLHSVDNHRRAKLIQAKLPHVSAKRIEYGTPKPTAPLGSWTLWEPDTIIAASRCTSPYPDGELNFVEDKETSPTRAYLKLWEIFTLLERSPKKGELCLDLGSCPGGWTWVIANTGAHVFSVDKAEIHPRIGSMPNVNFCTGSAFGLDPRHAGKIDWLFSDVICYPERLYNLVQRWLEHGECRNFACTIKFQGETDYETLEKFKKIPNSKIIHLSCNKHEVTWVKLEEWSK; translated from the coding sequence ATGAATAATACTACAATTTACCTTGCCCCTCGCGGCTTTGAAAAAGAGCTTGAAAAAGAGCTCACCAATATTGTTGCCCATAAAGGTCGTCTTTTTATCGCTAAGGGAGGCGTACAAAAGACCATCTGGGCACAAAACATCTGGTTAAACCCTGTTGAAATCCCGATATCTTCAATCGGTGACGGCGCAAAACAGCTTAAAGCCATTCAACGAAACTGGTGGCTGCACAGCGTAGACAACCATCGCAGGGCAAAACTCATTCAAGCCAAATTGCCCCATGTTTCTGCAAAACGAATTGAATATGGTACACCTAAGCCAACTGCCCCGTTAGGTTCATGGACACTCTGGGAACCTGATACCATTATTGCTGCAAGCCGTTGTACAAGCCCGTACCCTGATGGTGAGTTAAACTTTGTAGAAGACAAAGAGACCTCTCCAACACGCGCGTACCTTAAACTTTGGGAGATCTTCACCCTTCTGGAACGCAGTCCGAAAAAAGGTGAGCTTTGCCTTGATCTTGGCAGCTGCCCGGGCGGCTGGACATGGGTTATTGCGAACACCGGTGCGCATGTATTCAGTGTAGACAAAGCAGAAATTCATCCACGAATCGGCTCTATGCCGAACGTCAACTTCTGCACTGGCAGCGCGTTCGGTCTTGATCCACGCCATGCAGGCAAGATCGACTGGCTCTTCAGTGATGTTATCTGCTATCCGGAACGCCTCTACAACCTTGTTCAACGATGGCTTGAGCACGGCGAGTGCCGCAACTTTGCCTGCACCATCAAGTTCCAAGGTGAAACTGATTACGAGACACTTGAAAAATTCAAGAAAATCCCAAACTCTAAGATCATTCACCTCTCATGCAACAAGCACGAGGTCACATGGGTAAAACTGGAAGAGTGGAGCAAATAG
- a CDS encoding class I SAM-dependent methyltransferase codes for MRPRHIPSILQFTKLIWQQFAASWEEAGTKAIVVDGTVGNGHDTLFLAKLVGEKGQVYGFDVQESGLTNAQERLEKADIAERVTLFHAGHETVAENLPDGTAVTGAMYNLGYLPGSDHAVITRAKTTIASLEALLPVLTSNGVVTVHIYTGHEGGTAEGDAIQAWAATLPWKEFRVGRYDFPNKELNKEHLLIIEKL; via the coding sequence ATGCGCCCTAGGCACATTCCTTCTATATTACAGTTTACAAAATTAATTTGGCAGCAGTTTGCCGCAAGCTGGGAAGAGGCTGGAACCAAAGCCATTGTTGTCGACGGTACTGTCGGCAATGGGCACGATACGCTGTTTTTAGCAAAACTTGTCGGTGAAAAAGGACAGGTGTATGGCTTTGATGTTCAGGAGTCAGGTCTTACAAATGCGCAGGAGCGTCTTGAAAAGGCAGACATTGCAGAGCGTGTTACATTGTTCCATGCAGGGCATGAGACTGTAGCGGAAAACCTGCCTGATGGAACCGCAGTTACAGGCGCTATGTATAACCTCGGGTACCTTCCGGGGAGTGATCATGCTGTTATCACGCGTGCAAAAACAACGATTGCTTCTTTGGAAGCGTTGTTGCCTGTGTTAACATCAAATGGTGTCGTTACGGTACATATATACACAGGGCACGAAGGCGGTACGGCAGAAGGCGACGCGATTCAGGCGTGGGCTGCTACGCTTCCTTGGAAAGAGTTTCGCGTGGGACGATATGATTTCCCGAATAAAGAGTTAAACAAAGAACACTTGCTCATTATCGAGAAGCTTTAG